The genomic DNA ATAGCTATTGGTCGTTTAACTCGTGGAGAATTAAAAGCAGGACAAAACATATCTTTAGTTAAACGTGATGGAAGCATTGTTAAATCTAAAATTAAAGAATTACATGTTTTTGAAGGTTTAGGACGTAAAAAGGTAGAAGAAGTACAAGCTGGTGATATTTGTGCTATTGTTGGATTAGAAGGTTTTGAGATTGGAGATACAGTTGCAGACTGGGAAACACCAGAAGGTTTAAAAACTATTGCAATTGATGAGCCAACAATGAGTATGTTATTTACCATTAACGATTCTCCTTTCTTTGGTAAAGATGGAAAGTTTGTAACCTCTCGTCATATAAAAGAACGTTTAACAAAAGAGCTTGAAAAGAATTTGGCATTACGAGTTGAGGAAACTGATAGTGCTGATAAATTTATGGTATTTGGACGTGGTGTATTACACTTATCTGTTTTAATTGAAACGATGCGTCGTGAAGGGTATGAATTGCAGATTGGTCAGCCACAAGTTATCATTAAAGAAATTGATGGTGTAAAATGTGAACCTGTAGAAGAAATGACCATTGATTTACCAGAAGAAGTTTCGGGTAAAGCTATCGAGATGGTTACCCTAAGAAAAGGAGAGATGCTTAGTATGGAAGCAAAAGGAGACCGTATGGTTTGCGAATTTATAGTACCATCTAGAGGAATAATAGGCTTACGTAATCAATTATTAACAGCTACTGCAGGTGAAGCTATTATGGCACACCGCTTTAAAGAATACCAACCATTAAAAGGTGGTATTCCAGAACGTCAAAACGGATCTCTAGTATCTATGGAAAAAGGACAAGCAATTCCTTATTCTATTGATAAATTGCAAGATAGAGGTAAGTTTTTTGTAGATCCAGGAGAGGATATTTATGAAGGACAAGTTATTGGAGAAAATTCTCGTGGTGATGATATGACAGTAAACGTAACAAAAACTAAAAAACTTAGTAATGTACGTTCTTCTGGGGCAGATGATAAAGCTAAAATTGTTCCTGCAATTAAGTTTTCATTAGAAGAAGCTTTAGAATATATTCAAAAAGATGAATACGTTGAGGTAACTCCAAATCATTTACGTTTGCGTAAAATCTATTTAACAGAAGTAGAACGTAAACGAAATAAAACGATATAAGATGGAATTCTTTGGAATTTCAGGCATTGAATGGGTTGGATATGCTGCTATGGCAACTGTCTTAATTTCATTCTTAATGAAATCGGTTAATAAACTACGAATAGTAAACTCCTTTGGATGTTTGCTATTTGTGTTTTATGGCATTTTGTTAAACCCGATTTCAATACCAATTATAATAACCAACACAGCTATATTTTGTATTAATTTGTATTATTTGCTAGGAAAAAAGAAGTTGTAAGCTTAATTTGATGTGAGGTAATAGATTGTTTCTTACAATTTCAGATAGCTAAGACAGAAAAGCTAAATGATTTTGTATATTTGAAACTTTTTGAAAACATAAAAGAATATTATGTTTTTTTGAGCGTTTACAAGTCATGTATTCAATTTAAAGTAATTTTATTTAGTGAAAAAATCGGACTTAATTGAAAAAATTTATTGATTATATAAATAGCAAAGTTTTAGTTAAAGTTACTTCGTTACAAACAGCTTCAGTATTAACACGAATAATAGCAGGAATTTTAACCTCTAAAGCTATAGCCGTTTTTATCGGCCCTGTAGGACTAGCGTTAATTGGAAATTTACAGAATTTTGTAAGTTCTTTTCAAACAGTTGCTACACTTGGCTTTTATAAAGGAGCCGTAAAATATATTTCAAAGTTTAAAGACGATGTTGTAGAGCTTGGAAAGGTTGTGTCAACAATATATTATGCTGCTTTTCTCTCAACCATTTTAGTATCATTTTTATGCTATTTTAATGCAAAGTTAATAAATGATCTCATTTTTCCAGTTTATAACAACTACACTTATGTTATTCAAATATTTGCTATAGCACTTCCTTTTTATGCTTTAAACATGTTTTCATTTTCTATAATGAACGGTTTTTCTAAGTATAAAATACTCATTATAATTAATATAATAGGGCAGATATTAAGCGTCTCTATTGCTTTACTTTTAATTTACCAGAACAAACTTGATGGTGCTTTAGTGTCTGTGGTAATCGCAGAGGCTTTAATATTTCTAATCACTTTAGTCGGTATTATAAACAGGCGTAGTTTGGTATCACTTATACGTGTTAATAGTGTTGATTTTAGCCTTTTAAAAAAAATGAGTTCTTACTCATTAATGGCTCTTTTTACAGCAGTTTTCTTACCGTTTGTTGCTATTGCCATTAGGTCTTATATTATAGAAAATATAGGTTACAAAGATGCAGGGTTTTGGGAAGCGATGACAAGAATATCTAAGTACTATTTAATGCTAGTTAGCTCATTAATAGCATTATATATATTGCCTAGGTTTTCAGAGATTGATGACGCTAAAGAGTTTAAAAAAGAAGTGTTTAGTTTTTATAAAACTGTCATTCCTATTTTAGCATTCGGTTTGTTTATTATATATTTAATGAAGCCGATTATTGTATCTGTAATTTTTTCTAGTGAATTTGAACCCGTTGAAGATTTATTTTTATGGCAATTACTAGGAGATTTTGTTAAGATTTTGTCCATTGTTATTGCGTACCAGTTTTTAGCAAAAAAAATGTTTTGGCATTATATTTTAACTGAAGCTTTTTTAATAGTAACCCTCTATATCACCAGTGTGTATTTTATTGACTTATTTGATGGTGTTAAGGGGGCTGTGGTTGCACATTTTGTAAGTTATGTGATGTATTATGGTATTATTTTGTTGATATTTGGGAGTTCGCTTTTTGGGGTGGAGTCTGGTAAGGATGATGTTTAAATTAGCGCTACTTTTTTATTACCGAAACCAATTACAGAAGAAATTCACATTCAATAAGTAATTTGAGTTGTCATATAGTTTGGAATACCAAGCATCGTTATACTTTACTGAAAGGAGATTTGTAAAAGCAATGTTGTGATTTGTTGATACAGATTTGTAATTCAAAAAACGTTAAAACTCTAAAAAGGATGCCTTTGGATTCTGTTATATATTTGCTTAATTATTAAAAGTATGAGGATAATATTTTTTTGAAAATTTCTATTTTCTGCATTCCATACCAATGGAAGTATAAGGAATGCGAAAATATTCTTCTTCAATAACCGACTTAACATTTGGAAAACAACTTTTTGCTAATCTTTCGTACTCAATTTTTGTTCTAACAAATTTACCTCTATCCAGTTTAAGAAATGCTTTGGATATTACATTTTGATTTTCTACATAACAACCATCATAAGTTATTACGCGTCCATTAGGTTTAATAGCAGCAAAGGCTATTTCAAATAGTTTGATACACTCTTCATCATTTAAATGATGCAATACACCGGAAGCAATAACGATATCGAAAGATTCCAATTCGGGAAGGGTAAAATCTGTGACTCCTGAGCAAATAAATGTACCACGATTTTGATACTTTTTTTTTGCTTTTTCAATATAATTATTATCTAAATCAATGCCAAAATAGTGAACCTCAGGTAAAAAATCAAGAATATCTCCAGGACCACAACCAATATCTAGTATTTTTTGATTTGGTTTAATACGCACCATGTTTTCGACAAAAAGTTTCCGAGCTCTATACCCTCCGACTAATTTTTGATAGGTAGTATATATAAAAGGAATACGTAAGAAATAACGAGGATCAAATCGTTTAGCCATATTTTTAAATTATCATTAACAATATCATTTAAGATAAAATTATGTTTGCTAAAGTAATTTATTTTTTAATTGATTCAATAATATTTATCTTGCAATATAAGATTTTACTTAGCAATATAAATCAATTTTTAATACTCACTCTGTCATCCGTGTTTTTCCTTAATGAATAATTTTAAAGTATTTAAAAAAAATGAATTTCACACAACTATTGTATTTATTATAGTTATACAAATTATTCTGTCTTTTCAAGGTTTTGATGTCTGTGACGATGGATTCGCGCTAACATTTTATCAGCAAATATATAATTCTCCTTCCAGTGTAGAGTATAATTTTGTTTACTGGTTATCTGGGATTATTGGGGGTGTATGGTATTCTTTATATCAAGAAGGGGGGGTGCTGTGGCTTAGATTTTTAGGAGTCATAATTAATACTTTAACATTTATTGTTTCTTACGAAGCACTTAAAGGTTATATAAGTAAAAGAAAATTGTTAATAGGATTATTAATAGTACTATTTGTAAATGATTATGGGTTTTTAACTTTTTATCATAATCATATAACCGCATTATTAGCGGTTTTAAGTATTTATTTTTTTTCCAAAGGAATAAAAAAGACGAATTTTATATTATTAGCAATAGCTGGGTTTTTAATTGGTATAAACGTATTTTCTAGGATTCCTAATATTACCCTTTTTGTTTTTATTCTTGTTATACCTTTTACTTGGTATTTGCGAAATAAGATTGTATTTAAAACTATATTCCCTCCTATACTAGGAATTGTAACGGGCTTTATTGTAGTATATATAACATTATATAGTTTAGATCAAGTAAATATAATGAAGAATGCTCTTTTTAGTCTTGTTAGTTTAGGTGAAACAGAAGGAAGCGCTCATAACGTAACATCACTTTTTTATACTTACGTAGGAAATTATATGAAATTGTTTTTTGTTTTTTTTCAATTTTTGGCTATTTCTATTTTTGTTTTGAGCATTTATCTTTTTTTTAAGAAAAATCGTTTAATAAGAATGTCGATTTCTACACTAATATTTTTTCTTATGATTTTCTGGTTTAAAAAGGCAGATATATACATAATATACGTGATTGGCTATATTGGAACTTTAGGGATTTTATTCACCAAACAAAAGGAAGGAATTAAGGTTCTGTCATTTTTGGCATTTCTTATGATGTTATTTTTACCTTTAGGAAGCGGAGGTGGAATTAGAAGTAGTGGCTATATGTGTATATGGTTGGCAGTTCCATTATTTTTTTATTTTATTTCTCA from Flavivirga abyssicola includes the following:
- the typA gene encoding translational GTPase TypA, which encodes MAKIKNIAIIAHVDHGKTTLVDKIMYHCQLFRENENTGDLILDNNDLERERGITITSKNVSVIYKDTKINIIDTPGHADFGGEVERVLNMADGVLLLVDAFEGPMPQTRFVLQKAIDLGLKPCVVVNKVDKENCTPDEVHEKVFDLMFELGAEEWQLDFPTVYGSAKNNWMSDDWQKETENIEPLLDMVINHIPEPKIEEGTTQMLITSLDFSSFTGRIAIGRLTRGELKAGQNISLVKRDGSIVKSKIKELHVFEGLGRKKVEEVQAGDICAIVGLEGFEIGDTVADWETPEGLKTIAIDEPTMSMLFTINDSPFFGKDGKFVTSRHIKERLTKELEKNLALRVEETDSADKFMVFGRGVLHLSVLIETMRREGYELQIGQPQVIIKEIDGVKCEPVEEMTIDLPEEVSGKAIEMVTLRKGEMLSMEAKGDRMVCEFIVPSRGIIGLRNQLLTATAGEAIMAHRFKEYQPLKGGIPERQNGSLVSMEKGQAIPYSIDKLQDRGKFFVDPGEDIYEGQVIGENSRGDDMTVNVTKTKKLSNVRSSGADDKAKIVPAIKFSLEEALEYIQKDEYVEVTPNHLRLRKIYLTEVERKRNKTI
- a CDS encoding uroporphyrinogen decarboxylase; translation: MEFFGISGIEWVGYAAMATVLISFLMKSVNKLRIVNSFGCLLFVFYGILLNPISIPIIITNTAIFCINLYYLLGKKKL
- a CDS encoding O-antigen translocase, with protein sequence MKKFIDYINSKVLVKVTSLQTASVLTRIIAGILTSKAIAVFIGPVGLALIGNLQNFVSSFQTVATLGFYKGAVKYISKFKDDVVELGKVVSTIYYAAFLSTILVSFLCYFNAKLINDLIFPVYNNYTYVIQIFAIALPFYALNMFSFSIMNGFSKYKILIIINIIGQILSVSIALLLIYQNKLDGALVSVVIAEALIFLITLVGIINRRSLVSLIRVNSVDFSLLKKMSSYSLMALFTAVFLPFVAIAIRSYIIENIGYKDAGFWEAMTRISKYYLMLVSSLIALYILPRFSEIDDAKEFKKEVFSFYKTVIPILAFGLFIIYLMKPIIVSVIFSSEFEPVEDLFLWQLLGDFVKILSIVIAYQFLAKKMFWHYILTEAFLIVTLYITSVYFIDLFDGVKGAVVAHFVSYVMYYGIILLIFGSSLFGVESGKDDV
- a CDS encoding class I SAM-dependent methyltransferase translates to MAKRFDPRYFLRIPFIYTTYQKLVGGYRARKLFVENMVRIKPNQKILDIGCGPGDILDFLPEVHYFGIDLDNNYIEKAKKKYQNRGTFICSGVTDFTLPELESFDIVIASGVLHHLNDEECIKLFEIAFAAIKPNGRVITYDGCYVENQNVISKAFLKLDRGKFVRTKIEYERLAKSCFPNVKSVIEEEYFRIPYTSIGMECRK